One region of Hugenholtzia roseola DSM 9546 genomic DNA includes:
- a CDS encoding polyprenyl synthetase family protein: protein MKNPTPEVLLEALEKDIVALEFGTSPANLYDPLRYMMQLGGKRLRPMLCLLAYQLFDNQWQNALVPAISIEVFHNFTLIHDDLMDNAPLRRNQATVHQKWNPNVAILSGDVMLVKVYDLLLEKVPHIHLKTVLQAFNLCAAQVCEGQQLDMDFETSEGISKGDYLKMIELKTAVLLGFALELGGILGGANSEEAHLLRKIGIEAGIGFQLQDDFLDVYGDPKTFGKQVGGDIIENKKTYLLLDALEKAKGETAKELQYWLQENQKPAEKVAAIRQIYDQLEVGKATKERYQAYFTQAVLGLERLPLSDTRKNPLRNLFHTLFMREK from the coding sequence ATGAAAAATCCTACGCCCGAAGTGCTTTTAGAAGCCCTTGAAAAAGACATCGTCGCGCTCGAATTTGGAACAAGTCCTGCTAATTTATACGACCCCTTGCGCTACATGATGCAATTAGGCGGCAAACGGTTGCGCCCGATGCTTTGCCTATTAGCTTATCAACTCTTTGATAATCAGTGGCAAAACGCCCTTGTGCCTGCCATTTCTATCGAGGTTTTTCACAATTTTACGCTCATACACGACGATTTGATGGACAATGCACCCCTTCGTAGGAATCAGGCGACGGTGCATCAAAAGTGGAATCCGAATGTGGCTATTCTTTCGGGTGATGTGATGCTTGTCAAAGTGTATGATTTATTATTAGAAAAAGTGCCACATATTCATCTCAAAACGGTCTTACAAGCCTTCAATCTCTGTGCCGCGCAGGTTTGTGAGGGGCAGCAGTTGGACATGGATTTCGAGACCAGCGAAGGCATCAGCAAAGGCGATTATTTGAAGATGATAGAACTCAAAACCGCCGTTTTGTTGGGTTTTGCCTTAGAATTGGGCGGAATTTTGGGGGGGGCAAATAGTGAAGAAGCCCATCTTTTGCGTAAAATTGGGATAGAGGCAGGAATTGGCTTTCAGTTGCAAGACGATTTTTTAGATGTCTATGGCGACCCCAAAACCTTTGGGAAACAGGTAGGCGGCGATATTATAGAAAACAAAAAGACCTATTTGCTGCTCGATGCCTTAGAAAAAGCCAAAGGCGAAACGGCAAAAGAACTGCAATATTGGCTACAAGAAAACCAAAAACCCGCCGAAAAAGTGGCTGCAATACGCCAAATCTACGACCAACTCGAAGTAGGAAAAGCGACCAAAGAACGCTACCAAGCCTATTTTACCCAAGCCGTCTTAGGCTTAGAACGCCTGCCCCTTTCGGATACGCGCAAAAATCCGCTACGCAATCTGTTTCACACCCTTTTTATGCGGGAGAAGTAG
- a CDS encoding sensor histidine kinase — MLILVLIVYRQRERKKRVNRILSEKNEEITTQNEKLAQLHQTKDRLFSIIAHDLKSPFHSLKGILALAQRGLFTQKEFESVLKELSTNVNVNLHLLENMLFWAKNQMQQAAILPEKILPQETMTHIKNKSKLFEKNLEDKKLTLKTKLLLEESIWAERQVLALLLRNLLANAIKYAFEGSEIEIKVEKIEQKHKPMALFTVSNQGLGIEARQKERLFLRLADSQQGTAGEKGTGLGLLLCHEFVQKNGGMIWVESQMLPEKQENGAKQTHLTKFYFTLPLI, encoded by the coding sequence TTGCTTATCTTAGTTTTGATAGTGTATAGGCAGCGCGAAAGAAAGAAGCGAGTTAATCGGATTTTATCAGAAAAAAATGAAGAAATTACGACACAAAATGAAAAGTTGGCGCAACTGCATCAGACCAAAGACCGCCTTTTTTCTATTATCGCACACGATTTAAAAAGTCCTTTCCACTCTTTGAAAGGCATTTTAGCCTTAGCCCAGCGCGGACTTTTCACCCAAAAAGAGTTTGAAAGTGTTTTAAAAGAACTTTCTACCAACGTAAATGTCAATTTACACCTTTTAGAAAATATGCTTTTTTGGGCAAAAAATCAAATGCAACAAGCAGCTATATTGCCTGAAAAAATATTGCCACAAGAAACTATGACTCATATTAAAAATAAAAGCAAACTTTTTGAAAAAAATTTAGAAGATAAAAAACTTACATTAAAAACTAAACTATTATTAGAAGAAAGCATTTGGGCAGAAAGGCAGGTCTTGGCACTTTTGCTGCGCAATCTGCTTGCTAATGCGATAAAATACGCCTTCGAAGGCAGTGAAATAGAAATAAAAGTAGAGAAAATCGAGCAAAAGCACAAACCAATGGCACTTTTTACGGTTTCGAATCAGGGCTTGGGCATCGAAGCAAGGCAAAAAGAAAGGCTTTTTCTGCGCCTTGCCGATTCACAACAAGGAACGGCAGGGGAAAAGGGAACAGGCTTAGGATTGCTACTTTGTCATGAATTTGTCCAAAAAAATGGTGGTATGATTTGGGTAGAAAGCCAAATGCTACCCGAAAAACAAGAAAATGGCGCAAAACAAACGCACCTTACCAAATTTTATTTTACTTTGCCACTTATCTGA
- a CDS encoding tetratricopeptide repeat protein has protein sequence MRNLFLTLLFIYFFTLFGQSSVWCQRQALDSLTQVLSSQKISAKEKIDILNQIGKYWQSVNLDTALLVCQQAYTESLSIGYENGAAMAKRNEAMYWYYTNNYKKGLEAMQKANYHHQQTEDFDGQIVTFNNSGLFLRLLGDLKEAIVAYKKAILLYDKTDKKQLFFATYTGLGASYQGLGQYSEALPYFEKALRICETSNDTYNLPAALSNLGNIFYYQKDFKEALKYYKKSNYIATTAADIAFACNNIGAIYLQEKQYDSAAFYLKKTIEISPHASLKLMATNNLGLTFYEQKQYQAALQTFEEARQKAEAAGDKALLAMIFNNLAANYNQTKQYQKAVENAEQGLQIAKEINAMASIADNMGSLAVAYEALGDLQKALFYQKAQQNYRDSLFNIEKSNQIDALLLERKKLENERLEQENLLQKKSLENERLEKQDRERELLILQKQAEADRLFALAQQEKDKRKADSLYNQAQKAQLEAQNLKIRTEKERAESLLQISEKESEIKLRNYALYLGSIIVFFIAYLSFDSV, from the coding sequence ATGCGCAATCTTTTTTTGACATTACTTTTCATCTACTTTTTTACTTTATTTGGACAATCATCAGTTTGGTGTCAGCGGCAAGCCCTTGATAGTCTGACGCAAGTTTTATCGAGCCAGAAAATAAGTGCAAAGGAAAAAATAGATATTTTGAACCAAATAGGAAAATATTGGCAGTCGGTCAATTTGGATACGGCGTTATTGGTCTGCCAACAAGCCTACACAGAAAGCCTTTCCATTGGGTATGAAAATGGTGCGGCTATGGCAAAACGAAATGAGGCAATGTATTGGTACTATACAAACAACTATAAAAAAGGATTAGAAGCCATGCAAAAAGCCAACTATCATCACCAACAAACAGAAGATTTCGACGGACAAATTGTTACTTTTAATAATTCAGGACTTTTTCTAAGACTTTTAGGAGATTTAAAAGAAGCTATTGTAGCTTACAAAAAAGCTATTTTATTGTATGATAAAACAGATAAAAAGCAACTTTTTTTTGCAACTTATACGGGCTTAGGTGCGTCCTATCAAGGTTTGGGGCAGTATAGCGAGGCTTTACCCTATTTTGAAAAGGCTTTGCGCATCTGTGAAACCTCAAATGATACGTACAATTTGCCAGCCGCTCTTAGCAATTTAGGCAATATTTTCTACTATCAGAAAGACTTTAAAGAAGCCTTAAAATATTACAAAAAAAGCAATTATATTGCTACCACTGCCGCCGACATCGCCTTTGCCTGCAACAACATTGGCGCAATCTATTTACAAGAAAAACAATATGACAGTGCTGCTTTTTATTTAAAAAAAACAATAGAAATTTCTCCACATGCCTCTTTAAAACTTATGGCTACCAACAATTTGGGGCTAACTTTTTACGAACAAAAACAATATCAAGCTGCTTTACAAACCTTTGAAGAAGCACGCCAAAAAGCAGAAGCAGCAGGTGACAAAGCCCTATTAGCTATGATTTTCAACAACTTAGCGGCAAACTACAATCAGACGAAGCAATACCAAAAGGCGGTAGAAAATGCCGAACAAGGTTTGCAAATTGCCAAAGAAATCAATGCGATGGCTTCTATTGCCGATAACATGGGCAGTTTGGCAGTGGCTTATGAGGCACTTGGGGACTTACAAAAGGCACTTTTCTATCAGAAAGCACAGCAAAATTATCGCGATAGTTTGTTTAATATAGAAAAATCAAACCAAATAGATGCCCTGCTTTTGGAGCGCAAAAAATTAGAAAATGAGCGTTTGGAACAAGAAAATCTTTTACAGAAAAAAAGTTTGGAAAATGAACGATTAGAAAAACAAGACCGCGAGCGAGAGCTGCTTATCCTACAAAAACAAGCCGAAGCCGACCGTCTTTTTGCCTTAGCCCAGCAAGAAAAAGACAAACGCAAAGCCGATAGCCTCTATAATCAGGCGCAAAAGGCACAATTAGAAGCGCAAAATCTCAAAATTAGGACAGAAAAAGAACGAGCGGAAAGCCTTTTGCAAATTTCGGAAAAAGAAAGTGAAATCAAATTGCGAAATTATGCTTTGTATTTAGGTTCTATAATTGTTTTTTTTATTGCTTATCTTAGTTTTGATAGTGTATAG
- a CDS encoding tetratricopeptide repeat-containing sensor histidine kinase codes for MVVFISIHVYNLKTFCIQIMLMLFLFLSNSEPIYCQTPQKVSVPIPTALSETEKKQVQQYKEAAQERTQERDFRGASDLMNKVALIYWEHKQIHKAIAYFNHSLLLNENVANKSGQYGIYSNLAMLYSDLHLYDSSLYFFQKNLEGRRKNGNSETVLSSLLNIAVVQNNLKRYDEAATSLEEALSLAKERNDLEQIRSCYGMLAETYQRKGDLEKTQFYFNYYRTFHELVQQEKLKKLQTDSENQQKILLSEKEQTELALLQKELEARLRLVELEEKDSTIQDLAQNYTKSELARQILAQEKEIQAAHFAEKAAQKEAELSKQRNLTYSFLLTTLFLLVVAILIFFNMKEKKRNNKNLIAKNKQIAEQSAKLEALNQTKDRLFSIIAHDLKSPFHSLKGILALAQRGLFTQKEFESVLKELSTNVNVNLHLLENMLFWAKNQMQQATILPEKILPQEIMTHIKNKSKLFEKNLEDKKLTLKIKILLEESIWAERQVLALLLRNLLANAIKYAFEGSEIEIKVEKIEQKHKPMALFTVSNQGLGIEAKQKERLFLRLADSQQGTAGEKGTGLGLLLCHEFIQKNGGMIWVESQMLPEKQENGAEQTHLTKFYFTLPLLETET; via the coding sequence ATGGTAGTTTTTATTTCTATACATGTGTATAATTTGAAAACTTTTTGTATTCAGATTATGCTGATGCTCTTTCTTTTTCTTTCAAATTCAGAACCAATTTACTGCCAAACGCCCCAAAAAGTTTCAGTGCCTATTCCGACTGCTCTTTCGGAAACAGAAAAAAAACAGGTGCAGCAATACAAGGAAGCCGCACAAGAACGCACACAAGAGAGGGATTTTCGAGGAGCAAGCGACCTCATGAACAAGGTAGCCCTAATTTATTGGGAACACAAACAAATACATAAAGCCATTGCGTATTTTAACCATTCTTTGCTTTTAAATGAAAATGTAGCAAATAAAAGTGGGCAATATGGCATTTATAGCAACTTAGCCATGCTTTATTCTGATTTGCATTTATACGATTCTTCTTTGTATTTTTTTCAGAAAAACTTAGAAGGCAGACGAAAAAATGGCAATTCAGAAACGGTTTTATCTTCTTTACTCAACATTGCCGTTGTGCAGAACAACCTCAAAAGGTACGACGAGGCGGCGACTTCGCTGGAAGAAGCCCTTAGTTTAGCCAAAGAGCGCAACGATTTGGAGCAAATTCGCAGTTGTTATGGCATGTTGGCGGAAACGTATCAGCGAAAAGGCGATTTGGAAAAAACACAATTTTATTTCAACTATTACCGTACTTTTCACGAATTAGTGCAGCAAGAAAAATTGAAAAAATTACAAACCGATTCGGAAAATCAGCAAAAAATCTTACTTTCTGAAAAAGAACAGACGGAATTAGCACTGTTACAAAAAGAGTTGGAGGCGCGTTTGCGATTGGTAGAGTTGGAAGAAAAAGATTCTACTATTCAAGATTTAGCACAAAATTATACCAAAAGCGAATTAGCAAGGCAAATTTTAGCCCAAGAAAAAGAGATTCAAGCCGCCCACTTTGCGGAAAAAGCTGCACAAAAGGAGGCAGAATTGAGCAAACAGCGCAACTTAACATATTCTTTTCTGCTCACGACGCTTTTTCTTTTGGTAGTAGCGATTTTGATATTTTTCAATATGAAAGAAAAAAAGCGTAATAATAAAAATCTTATTGCTAAAAATAAGCAAATCGCCGAACAGAGTGCCAAATTAGAAGCCCTAAACCAGACCAAAGACCGCCTTTTTTCTATTATCGCACACGATTTAAAAAGTCCTTTCCACTCTTTGAAGGGTATTTTAGCCTTAGCCCAGCGCGGACTTTTCACCCAAAAAGAATTTGAAAGTGTTTTAAAAGAACTTTCTACCAACGTAAATGTCAATTTACACCTTTTAGAAAATATGCTTTTTTGGGCAAAAAATCAAATGCAACAAGCAACTATATTGCCTGAAAAAATATTGCCACAAGAAATTATGACTCATATTAAAAATAAAAGTAAACTTTTTGAAAAAAATTTAGAAGATAAAAAACTGACATTAAAAATTAAAATATTATTGGAAGAAAGCATTTGGGCAGAAAGGCAGGTCTTGGCACTTTTGCTGCGCAATCTGCTTGCTAATGCGATAAAATACGCCTTCGAAGGCAGTGAAATAGAAATAAAAGTAGAGAAAATCGAGCAAAAGCACAAACCAATGGCACTTTTTACGGTTTCGAATCAGGGCTTGGGCATCGAAGCAAAGCAAAAAGAAAGGCTTTTTCTACGCCTTGCCGATTCACAACAAGGAACGGCAGGGGAAAAGGGAACAGGCTTAGGATTGCTACTTTGTCATGAATTTATCCAAAAAAATGGTGGTATGATTTGGGTAGAAAGCCAAATGCTACCCGAAAAACAAGAAAATGGCGCAGAACAAACGCACCTTACCAAATTTTATTTTACTTTGCCACTTTTAGAAACAGAAACATAG
- a CDS encoding response regulator, which translates to MDITTKHRLVLLIDDSEMDNLITQKTLQAAGLAQKVFVHSNAKVSIEWLGKQLTKGNLDQNFPTLILLDMNMSGMDGAAFVKEFSKFPEEVQKHCEIKFLSSAAHLRDDMQSLMSEHKFVTGLIQKPLQV; encoded by the coding sequence ATGGACATCACTACCAAACATCGTCTGGTCTTGCTCATTGATGATAGCGAGATGGACAACCTCATTACACAAAAAACCTTACAAGCGGCAGGCTTGGCGCAAAAAGTATTTGTTCATTCCAACGCAAAAGTTTCGATAGAGTGGCTTGGCAAACAGCTCACCAAAGGCAATTTAGACCAAAACTTTCCGACCCTCATTCTCTTGGATATGAATATGAGCGGCATGGACGGTGCGGCTTTTGTAAAAGAATTTTCAAAATTTCCCGAAGAAGTACAAAAACACTGCGAAATTAAATTTCTTTCCTCCGCAGCCCATCTAAGAGATGATATGCAAAGTCTGATGAGCGAACACAAGTTCGTTACAGGTCTTATTCAAAAGCCCCTGCAAGTATAG
- a CDS encoding M28 family metallopeptidase has translation MKKQKKIQLLIFFAALCLLYAPLWGQKPDSLRVRKHIARLCAPDMHGRGYEQKGDKVAADYISAEFEKIGLEKFGTTYFQNFTISVNTFSKKKIQLQKEKLIVGKDYLVNPISISGKGKGEIYYLDSAQMTFLLKDKTAQTQFLNQNLSKKIVAYPANFYGKVVEHAPEILRHFYTSKAVLSIENKLTATLSPEGFAPATFQVSKKIFDSLYQIEKEKGKKVTAKFQLQHQTLPQYPTQNVLGYVKGKKNPQQWLVFSAHYDHLGRVSPEHYFAGANDNASGVAMLLELAAYFKANPADYSVAFIAFGAEEIGLKGSLYYVQNPYFPLKQIKFLMNLDLLGTGDTGATVVNATIFEKEFALLQEINREKQFLPQILSRGEAPNSDHYFFFRAGVPCFFIYLTGGIQAYHDIYDRPETLPLTRFEETFALLIQFMSKF, from the coding sequence ATGAAAAAACAAAAAAAAATACAACTCTTAATTTTTTTTGCAGCTTTATGCCTTCTCTATGCACCACTTTGGGGGCAGAAACCCGATTCGCTACGGGTACGCAAACACATTGCAAGGCTTTGCGCTCCTGATATGCATGGGCGCGGATATGAGCAAAAAGGCGATAAAGTGGCTGCCGATTACATCAGTGCTGAATTTGAAAAGATAGGCTTAGAAAAATTTGGGACAACTTATTTTCAAAATTTCACAATTTCGGTGAACACTTTTTCTAAAAAAAAGATACAGTTACAGAAAGAAAAGCTAATTGTGGGCAAAGATTATTTGGTGAATCCTATCTCTATTTCGGGCAAAGGCAAGGGCGAAATTTACTACCTCGACTCGGCACAAATGACCTTTCTTTTAAAAGACAAAACTGCACAAACTCAATTTTTAAATCAAAATTTGTCTAAAAAAATAGTAGCCTATCCTGCCAATTTTTATGGTAAGGTGGTAGAACACGCACCTGAAATTTTGCGCCATTTCTATACCAGCAAGGCGGTTTTGAGCATAGAAAACAAGCTAACTGCGACCCTTTCACCCGAAGGATTTGCCCCTGCCACTTTTCAAGTTAGTAAAAAAATATTTGATTCTTTATATCAAATAGAAAAAGAGAAAGGTAAAAAGGTTACGGCAAAATTTCAACTTCAACACCAAACTTTGCCCCAATATCCCACTCAAAATGTGCTTGGATATGTGAAAGGAAAGAAGAATCCGCAACAGTGGCTCGTTTTTTCAGCACATTACGACCATTTGGGGCGCGTTAGTCCCGAACATTATTTTGCAGGCGCAAACGACAATGCCAGCGGAGTGGCGATGCTTTTAGAATTAGCCGCCTATTTCAAGGCAAATCCTGCCGATTATTCTGTGGCTTTTATTGCATTTGGCGCAGAAGAAATAGGATTAAAAGGTTCTTTGTATTACGTACAAAATCCTTATTTCCCACTCAAACAGATTAAGTTTTTAATGAATTTAGACCTACTTGGCACAGGCGATACAGGCGCAACGGTTGTAAATGCAACAATTTTTGAAAAAGAATTTGCATTATTACAAGAAATAAATAGAGAAAAACAGTTTCTACCTCAAATTCTCTCACGTGGCGAAGCTCCCAATTCTGACCATTACTTTTTCTTCCGCGCAGGCGTGCCTTGCTTTTTTATCTACCTTACGGGCGGCATACAAGCCTATCACGACATTTACGACCGCCCCGAAACGCTGCCGCTGACGCGCTTTGAGGAAACTTTTGCGCTATTGATTCAATTTATGTCTAAATTTTAA
- a CDS encoding acyl-CoA thioesterase: MSASPVFSLTSLKKDFEPLSTSHMLVRFQDCDPFGHLNNIRYLDYFLNARDNQVTHDYGVSLYDFIQKEKKGWVILKNEIAYLRAVACGSEVTVRTATVYFSDYEAIVEGRMLDKEQQNLHALFWMRLAFFDTTTGRRIKHDPEIQTFFEAVRLKEFEAQDTTFDQRLQDLQQYYRAKKRQS, translated from the coding sequence ATGAGTGCTTCACCTGTCTTTTCGCTGACTTCGCTCAAAAAAGATTTTGAGCCGCTTTCCACTTCCCACATGTTGGTGCGATTTCAGGATTGCGACCCTTTTGGGCATCTCAATAATATTCGCTACTTAGATTATTTTCTCAATGCACGTGATAATCAGGTTACGCACGATTATGGGGTGTCGCTTTACGATTTTATCCAAAAAGAGAAAAAAGGTTGGGTCATTTTAAAAAATGAAATTGCTTATCTACGCGCTGTGGCTTGCGGCAGCGAGGTTACGGTCAGGACGGCAACGGTCTATTTTTCAGACTATGAAGCGATTGTCGAGGGTAGAATGTTGGATAAAGAGCAGCAAAACTTACATGCGCTTTTTTGGATGCGTTTGGCATTTTTTGATACCACCACAGGGCGAAGAATCAAGCATGACCCTGAAATTCAGACTTTTTTTGAAGCCGTCCGCCTGAAAGAATTTGAAGCACAGGATACAACCTTCGACCAAAGATTGCAAGATTTGCAACAATATTACAGGGCTAAAAAAAGGCAATCCTAA